In the genome of Nocardia sp. NBC_00416, one region contains:
- a CDS encoding MFS transporter, with protein sequence MTQGATTARAVGGPGAWPAFAGCLLSVFMQMIDVTIVNTALPAITTDLNATSAQQLLIVSGYSLAFACTLLPAARVGAMTGRRRMFLIAVLAFTAASVWCGTAGTADELVIARVAQGIAGAGMAAQTIAILTALFPRDLHTRVFALYGATSGFAGLLGPILGGALVTTDPAGFGWHSIFLMNLPLGIVTFALGWRFLRLDTPRQRSPLDPTGVILSAATLFGLLYALSEIHLRGWRPVPCLIIAVALVLGAVTLLHERRVARRDAGPLVRLDLFGDRGFAVGSIVVTGFFGLFTAFVFAISLTLQDVLDFSPLRTGIAMTPFALGAGAGALLSPPLVQRWGIRALAGGLVLFAACVALGVAYVNITGGRVNMMLCAAPVLLCGFGAGVFAVPLQPIMLSGLDDGQMAEASGLLPTLEQIGNGVGLALLSAVFFRAHTLGGSTVMLSAIAVAAVALAAVTLALPEPAVMPDRSGPAPAPVVN encoded by the coding sequence GTGACACAGGGAGCCACCACCGCCCGGGCCGTCGGCGGCCCGGGCGCCTGGCCTGCTTTCGCCGGCTGCCTGCTGTCGGTGTTCATGCAGATGATCGACGTGACGATCGTCAACACCGCGTTGCCCGCGATCACCACCGATCTGAACGCCACCTCCGCGCAGCAACTGCTCATCGTGTCCGGGTATTCGCTGGCTTTCGCGTGCACCCTGCTGCCCGCGGCGCGGGTGGGCGCGATGACCGGACGGCGCCGCATGTTCCTGATCGCGGTTCTCGCGTTCACCGCCGCCTCGGTGTGGTGCGGAACGGCGGGTACCGCGGACGAACTCGTCATCGCGCGGGTGGCCCAGGGGATCGCGGGCGCGGGTATGGCGGCCCAGACCATCGCCATCCTCACCGCGCTGTTCCCGCGCGACCTGCACACCCGGGTGTTCGCGCTGTACGGCGCCACCTCCGGTTTCGCGGGCCTGCTCGGCCCGATCCTGGGCGGCGCCCTGGTGACCACCGATCCGGCCGGATTCGGCTGGCACAGCATCTTCCTGATGAATCTGCCGCTCGGGATCGTGACCTTCGCGCTGGGATGGCGGTTCCTGCGGCTGGATACGCCGCGGCAGCGGTCGCCGCTGGATCCCACCGGCGTGATCCTGTCCGCCGCTACCCTGTTCGGCCTGCTCTACGCGCTCTCGGAGATCCATCTGCGCGGCTGGCGACCGGTACCGTGCCTGATCATCGCGGTCGCGCTCGTCCTCGGAGCGGTGACCCTGCTCCACGAACGGCGGGTGGCTCGCCGCGACGCCGGGCCGCTGGTGCGACTGGATCTGTTCGGTGACCGCGGCTTCGCCGTCGGATCGATCGTGGTCACCGGGTTCTTCGGACTGTTCACCGCGTTCGTGTTCGCCATCTCCCTCACCTTGCAGGATGTGCTGGACTTCTCCCCCTTGCGCACCGGGATCGCGATGACCCCGTTCGCGCTCGGCGCCGGGGCGGGCGCGCTGCTGTCACCCCCGCTGGTTCAGCGCTGGGGTATCCGGGCGCTCGCCGGCGGGCTGGTGCTGTTCGCGGCGTGCGTGGCCCTCGGCGTCGCCTATGTGAACATCACCGGCGGCAGGGTGAACATGATGCTCTGTGCCGCACCGGTTCTGCTGTGCGGGTTCGGGGCGGGGGTGTTCGCGGTGCCGCTCCAGCCCATCATGCTGTCCGGTCTCGACGACGGCCAGATGGCCGAGGCTTCCGGGCTGCTGCCCACCCTCGAGCAGATCGGCAACGGTGTCGGTCTCGCGCTGCTGTCCGCGGTGTTCTTCCGCGCCCACACGTTGGGCGGCAGCACCGTCATGCTGTCGGCGATCGCGGTGGCGGCCGTTGCGCTCGCCGCCGTCACGTTGGCCCTACCCGAACCGGCAGTGATGCCGGACCGCTCCGGCCCGGCGCCCGCGCCGGTGGTGAACTGA
- a CDS encoding type I polyketide synthase, whose protein sequence is MSDIAIVGIGCRFGGGIDSPESFWDFVVDKRDAVVEIPPDRWDYRRYYDPEKRTPGRSYTRHGAFLTTDPWEFDPDFFGISPREATGLDPQQRLLLEVTWEALDDAGVAGRAAGESVGVYIGGFVVDQSVVGVVGPALAHVDMHTAASASYTMLSNRIAYALNLVGPALTVDTACSSSLVAFHLACQAIQNGDCAMALAGGVNVMLQPETFVMMCKGGFLAVDGRCKSFDAAGDGYGRGEGGGIVVLKKLDDALRDGDRVYAVVKATGSNQDGRTAAITVPSADSQEALARTVCGRSGLAPEQITYVEAHGTGTPVGDPIELRALGSVYGVPGARGQTLGVGSLKATLGHTEAASGIASVIKSALALHNRTIPPQGWLNEPNPDIPFADLNLHVQLEARPLPADAGPMTIAVNGFGYGGTNAHTILQEYQPSAGPPVPRDREHLGILPISARSATAVRAMAGRFADLLAAGADPGHLAEAAWTRLAHHGFRTGAPVRDRAEMIDELRQYAGGAGRDAVRTVSQRTDEPVFVFSGMGPQWWGMARDLLGADGAFAATARTVDTAFRQVAGWSIIEELLRPEEESRVTATEVAQPANFLVQVGLVAELAEHGITPARIVGHSVGEVSAAYATGMLTLEEAVTVAYHRSRLQATTAGTGGMLAVGAAADKVREYFGDEDSVDIAAVNSPGSLTLAGDIDRLDEIAEKLTEEGAFARALRVEVPYHSRYMDPILDELRTALADLAPKAPRIPLVSTVTAAAVVEADDGWDAEYWCANVRQPVRFSDAITGLVAAGHRVFLEVGPHPVLAGNIREILLATGENGATVGTLNRKQGDEDSIRRTVAGLYAAGVLDTGAAFPENRRATEHLPLPRYPWQNTRLHNPLPLFEQLRLGSPDTYTMLGDPDMEGRPGWMLQVGTELLPWLPDHVVGGMRIMPGAAYLDAALSAAATRSGDKRIALEDVRFVAPLVMSQPDVPFLELGIEDASGRFLIRSRSATGSVWTVHSTGRVLTGAYEPVLETVPEPESAIDFEPDLFYAALASRGLQYGPAFRRVTAVRAGRDAVVATVDGSIAADSGHLAHPAVVDAAMQTVALLFAQDSLGEGAMVPVGVSAVRMYRPLPAEITVVARRDSDAAPLADVRLLAADGTLCLHLVGVRLGALTPGGSPLQRMTDFYYADTVERAEPIDPEILGDTGAATTIVLALGESDRARRLADSLPRARYRLTSGDDPELEAELTALLRGGADDPDTTRVHLVVVAGRIDDDLADLWTLKRVAVAAHQFIAPGASETPMVGVGDGTCHLTLVTEQAFSLPAAGAPDSRQAALAGARRVLLNEQPALRWRLVDTEPATTTGELITELSVPGAFQYDNSDEVLLRDGGRWLPRITRPLQERIDILETAEPLTDPEADFALEIPKSKLLSALAWRRTVRRAPGPGEVEVGMRIIGLNYKDPLKVMGILGERELAETFFGTSPGMEGIGSVTRVGAGVTDIAVGDLVALAAKGMMRRYHVVDRGAVIALPADTDPAVCTSTTAFGTAEYSLLDLARLEPGETVLIHGAAGGVGSAAIQVAKARGARIIGTAGTAERRAHILELGADHALNSRSLNFADDILGLTDGAGVDVILSSAPGEALRQNFKAVREFGRIIEVGKADIYTGGLLELANFDKNLSYFSMDLDRMCRVRPRQLADLLRRVVEKFRSGEYRPLPYELYGTHEVAKAFDDTIRSTKIGRVALSMTDEAPPVRPMLPELEIDPAGTYLITGGFGGFGMATGTWLIAKGARRLVLLGRSGAATPAARQQLAAWRAADVTVIEERTDIADPATVTSVVARAHDPRHPLRGVFHAAGAVADNRVEHMDAEQLGRVYRSKVHGARVLHDAVLAAGAAPDMFVLYSSGGAMFGIFGQYNYTAANLAVEALAEEWSRAGERVLCVGWGHMSGATGGMAADDKVARYLELAGFGAIDMADGTVYLEQTLRLGVTRAAVIPIDWSKLTAAFPQMSRTGRLTALVAASVEDNSMLAKLKAELAALEESKRGQAMARMLADQLAVVMGVQPDTIDLTVPVTELGLDSLMAVEFGSRVSKQLGIELMSLQMGRSFSLEQAGPKVAELILATDPAAGFAASLPAATGVAEAGKIPEAGAGAPNPNGTGAPGNGHVANGGGTAAPDSGATAGNGRAHPDTGTAQAAPAEVLIAEEAHS, encoded by the coding sequence ATGTCGGACATTGCCATCGTCGGAATCGGCTGCCGCTTCGGCGGGGGAATCGACTCCCCGGAATCCTTCTGGGACTTCGTGGTCGACAAACGCGATGCTGTGGTCGAGATACCGCCGGACCGCTGGGACTACCGCCGCTACTACGATCCCGAGAAGCGCACTCCCGGACGCAGCTACACCCGGCACGGCGCGTTCCTCACCACCGACCCCTGGGAATTCGACCCGGATTTCTTCGGCATCTCACCCCGCGAGGCCACCGGGCTCGACCCGCAGCAGCGGCTGCTCCTGGAGGTGACCTGGGAGGCACTCGACGACGCCGGGGTCGCCGGTCGAGCCGCCGGCGAATCGGTCGGGGTCTACATCGGCGGATTCGTGGTCGATCAGTCCGTGGTGGGGGTGGTGGGCCCGGCGCTCGCGCATGTCGATATGCACACCGCCGCGTCGGCGTCCTACACCATGCTGTCGAACCGGATCGCGTACGCGCTCAACCTGGTCGGCCCGGCACTCACCGTCGACACCGCGTGCTCGTCGTCGCTGGTGGCCTTCCATCTCGCCTGCCAGGCGATCCAGAACGGCGACTGCGCAATGGCACTCGCCGGCGGGGTCAATGTCATGCTGCAGCCGGAAACCTTCGTGATGATGTGCAAGGGCGGATTCCTGGCCGTCGACGGGCGCTGCAAATCCTTCGACGCCGCCGGCGACGGTTACGGGCGCGGTGAAGGCGGCGGGATCGTCGTACTCAAGAAGCTCGACGACGCGCTGCGCGACGGCGACCGCGTCTACGCGGTCGTCAAGGCCACCGGGTCCAATCAGGACGGACGCACCGCGGCGATCACCGTCCCCAGCGCGGATTCACAGGAGGCGCTGGCGCGGACGGTCTGCGGACGTTCGGGACTGGCACCCGAACAGATCACCTACGTCGAGGCGCACGGCACCGGCACCCCGGTCGGCGATCCGATCGAATTGCGCGCGCTGGGCAGTGTCTACGGCGTGCCCGGGGCACGTGGGCAGACCCTGGGAGTGGGGTCGCTCAAGGCGACTCTCGGCCACACCGAGGCTGCCTCCGGAATCGCCAGTGTCATCAAATCAGCCCTCGCGCTGCACAATCGAACGATCCCCCCGCAGGGCTGGCTGAACGAGCCCAATCCGGACATCCCGTTCGCCGACCTCAATCTGCACGTCCAGCTCGAGGCCCGGCCGTTGCCCGCGGACGCCGGCCCGATGACGATCGCGGTGAACGGTTTCGGGTACGGCGGTACCAACGCGCACACCATTCTGCAGGAGTACCAGCCGAGCGCCGGCCCACCGGTCCCGCGCGACCGAGAGCATCTCGGCATCTTGCCGATCTCCGCGCGCAGCGCCACCGCGGTGCGCGCCATGGCCGGCCGCTTCGCCGATCTACTCGCCGCGGGCGCCGACCCCGGCCACCTCGCCGAAGCGGCCTGGACGCGCCTCGCCCACCATGGGTTCCGCACCGGTGCACCCGTGCGCGACCGCGCGGAAATGATCGACGAACTGCGGCAGTATGCCGGCGGTGCGGGTCGCGACGCGGTACGTACGGTCTCCCAGCGGACCGATGAGCCGGTCTTCGTCTTCTCCGGAATGGGTCCGCAGTGGTGGGGTATGGCTCGCGACCTGCTCGGCGCCGACGGCGCGTTCGCCGCGACCGCCCGGACGGTCGACACCGCGTTCCGGCAGGTGGCCGGATGGTCGATCATCGAGGAACTGCTCCGCCCGGAGGAAGAGTCACGGGTCACCGCGACCGAGGTCGCCCAGCCCGCGAACTTCCTGGTCCAGGTGGGCCTGGTCGCCGAACTCGCCGAACACGGGATCACTCCCGCGCGGATCGTGGGTCACAGCGTCGGTGAGGTCTCGGCCGCGTATGCGACCGGGATGTTGACGCTCGAGGAAGCGGTCACGGTCGCCTACCACCGGTCACGTCTGCAAGCCACCACGGCCGGAACCGGTGGGATGCTGGCCGTGGGCGCCGCAGCGGACAAGGTGCGCGAATACTTCGGCGACGAGGACTCGGTGGATATCGCCGCGGTGAACAGCCCCGGTTCGCTCACCCTCGCCGGCGACATCGATCGGCTCGACGAGATCGCCGAAAAACTCACCGAGGAGGGTGCGTTCGCTCGCGCGCTGCGGGTGGAGGTGCCGTACCACAGCCGGTACATGGACCCCATCCTCGACGAGCTGCGGACGGCGCTCGCCGACCTAGCGCCGAAAGCGCCGCGAATTCCGCTGGTGTCCACAGTGACCGCGGCAGCCGTGGTCGAGGCCGACGACGGGTGGGACGCCGAGTACTGGTGCGCCAACGTCCGGCAGCCGGTTCGGTTCTCCGACGCGATCACCGGACTCGTGGCCGCCGGGCACCGGGTCTTCCTCGAGGTGGGCCCGCATCCGGTGCTGGCCGGCAATATCCGCGAAATCCTGCTGGCAACCGGGGAGAACGGCGCCACGGTCGGCACCCTGAACCGCAAACAGGGCGACGAGGACAGTATCCGTCGTACCGTCGCCGGCCTGTACGCCGCAGGTGTACTCGATACCGGCGCCGCTTTTCCCGAGAACCGACGCGCCACCGAACATCTGCCGCTGCCCCGCTACCCGTGGCAGAACACCCGATTGCACAACCCGCTGCCGCTGTTCGAGCAATTGCGACTCGGCAGCCCCGACACCTACACGATGCTCGGCGATCCGGATATGGAGGGCCGCCCGGGCTGGATGTTGCAGGTCGGCACCGAACTGCTGCCGTGGCTGCCCGATCACGTGGTCGGTGGGATGCGGATCATGCCGGGAGCGGCGTACCTGGATGCCGCGCTCAGTGCGGCGGCCACCCGGTCCGGCGACAAACGGATCGCGCTCGAGGACGTCCGGTTCGTGGCGCCGCTGGTCATGTCCCAGCCGGATGTGCCGTTCCTGGAGCTCGGCATCGAGGACGCCAGCGGCCGCTTCCTGATTCGTTCCCGCAGCGCCACCGGATCGGTGTGGACGGTGCATTCCACCGGGCGGGTGCTCACCGGAGCCTACGAGCCGGTCCTGGAAACGGTGCCCGAGCCGGAGTCGGCGATAGATTTCGAGCCGGACCTGTTCTACGCCGCACTCGCGTCCCGCGGATTGCAGTACGGTCCGGCGTTCCGCCGGGTCACCGCGGTCCGCGCCGGTCGCGACGCCGTGGTGGCCACCGTCGACGGCAGTATCGCCGCCGATTCCGGGCATCTCGCGCATCCGGCCGTGGTCGACGCCGCCATGCAGACCGTGGCGCTGCTGTTCGCGCAGGACAGCCTGGGCGAGGGCGCCATGGTGCCGGTCGGCGTCTCGGCCGTCCGGATGTACCGGCCGCTGCCCGCGGAGATAACAGTGGTCGCCCGGCGCGACAGCGATGCCGCCCCCCTCGCGGATGTGCGGTTGCTGGCCGCCGACGGCACGCTGTGCCTGCACCTGGTGGGGGTCCGGCTGGGTGCGCTGACTCCCGGCGGCAGCCCGCTGCAGCGGATGACGGACTTCTACTACGCCGATACCGTGGAGCGGGCCGAACCGATCGATCCGGAAATCCTCGGCGATACCGGCGCGGCCACCACGATCGTCCTCGCGCTCGGGGAGAGCGACCGCGCCCGTCGACTCGCCGACTCCCTTCCCCGCGCCCGGTATCGCCTCACCTCCGGTGACGATCCCGAACTCGAAGCCGAACTCACGGCGCTGCTGCGGGGCGGAGCCGATGATCCGGACACCACGCGGGTCCACCTCGTTGTGGTGGCCGGCCGGATCGACGACGATCTGGCGGATCTGTGGACGCTCAAACGCGTCGCTGTCGCCGCGCACCAGTTCATCGCACCCGGTGCGAGCGAAACCCCGATGGTCGGCGTCGGGGACGGGACCTGTCACCTCACCCTGGTCACCGAACAAGCCTTCAGCCTGCCCGCCGCCGGGGCCCCGGATTCACGTCAGGCCGCGCTCGCCGGCGCCCGCCGGGTCCTGCTCAACGAGCAGCCCGCGCTGCGCTGGCGGCTCGTCGACACCGAACCCGCCACCACGACCGGCGAGCTGATCACCGAACTCTCCGTCCCCGGCGCGTTCCAGTACGACAACTCCGACGAGGTGCTGCTGCGCGACGGCGGCCGCTGGCTGCCGCGGATCACCCGGCCGCTGCAGGAGCGGATCGACATCCTCGAAACCGCCGAACCCCTCACCGACCCCGAAGCCGATTTCGCGCTGGAGATACCGAAATCGAAGCTGCTGTCCGCGCTGGCCTGGCGGCGCACGGTGCGCCGCGCCCCCGGACCGGGAGAAGTCGAGGTCGGGATGCGCATCATCGGCCTCAACTACAAGGATCCGCTCAAGGTCATGGGCATCCTCGGCGAACGTGAACTCGCTGAGACCTTCTTCGGCACCAGCCCTGGGATGGAAGGTATCGGCAGTGTCACACGGGTCGGCGCAGGGGTCACCGATATCGCGGTCGGCGATCTGGTGGCGCTGGCCGCCAAAGGCATGATGCGGCGCTATCACGTGGTGGATCGCGGTGCGGTCATTGCACTGCCCGCCGATACCGACCCCGCGGTGTGCACCAGCACCACCGCGTTCGGCACCGCCGAGTACTCCCTGCTCGACCTTGCGCGCCTGGAGCCCGGGGAGACCGTCCTCATCCACGGCGCCGCCGGCGGAGTGGGTTCGGCGGCGATCCAGGTCGCCAAGGCGCGGGGCGCGCGCATCATCGGCACCGCCGGCACCGCGGAGCGGCGCGCGCATATTCTCGAACTCGGCGCCGACCACGCGCTCAATTCACGGTCGCTCAATTTCGCCGACGATATCCTCGGTCTCACCGACGGCGCCGGAGTGGATGTGATCCTGAGTTCGGCGCCCGGTGAGGCCCTGCGCCAGAACTTCAAGGCGGTCCGCGAATTCGGCCGGATCATCGAGGTCGGCAAGGCCGATATCTACACCGGCGGTCTGCTGGAGCTGGCCAATTTCGACAAGAACCTCTCGTACTTCTCCATGGACCTGGACCGCATGTGCCGGGTGCGGCCGCGGCAACTGGCCGACCTGCTGCGGCGGGTGGTGGAGAAATTCCGGTCGGGTGAATACCGGCCGCTGCCCTATGAGCTGTACGGCACGCACGAGGTGGCCAAGGCGTTCGACGACACCATCCGCTCCACCAAGATCGGCCGGGTCGCGCTGTCGATGACCGATGAGGCGCCACCGGTCCGTCCGATGCTGCCCGAGCTCGAAATCGACCCGGCGGGTACCTATCTGATCACCGGCGGATTCGGCGGATTCGGTATGGCCACCGGCACCTGGCTGATCGCCAAAGGCGCGCGGCGGCTGGTACTGCTCGGCCGGAGCGGCGCGGCGACACCGGCCGCGCGACAGCAATTGGCGGCCTGGCGGGCCGCCGATGTCACCGTGATCGAGGAACGCACCGATATCGCCGACCCTGCCACCGTCACCTCGGTGGTCGCCCGGGCACACGATCCACGCCATCCACTGCGCGGGGTCTTCCATGCCGCCGGCGCGGTCGCCGACAACCGAGTCGAGCATATGGACGCCGAACAACTGGGTCGGGTCTACCGATCCAAGGTGCACGGTGCACGGGTTCTGCACGACGCGGTCCTCGCAGCCGGAGCCGCACCGGACATGTTCGTGCTGTACTCCTCGGGCGGCGCCATGTTCGGTATCTTCGGCCAGTACAACTACACCGCCGCGAACCTGGCCGTGGAGGCCCTGGCCGAGGAATGGTCGCGGGCCGGAGAACGGGTGCTGTGCGTGGGCTGGGGTCATATGTCGGGTGCGACCGGCGGGATGGCCGCCGACGACAAGGTCGCCAGATATCTGGAGCTGGCCGGTTTCGGCGCCATCGATATGGCCGACGGCACCGTCTACCTGGAGCAGACGCTGCGGCTGGGGGTCACCCGGGCGGCCGTCATTCCCATCGACTGGTCGAAACTCACCGCGGCGTTCCCGCAGATGAGTCGTACCGGGCGGCTCACGGCACTCGTCGCCGCCTCGGTCGAGGACAATTCGATGCTGGCCAAGCTGAAGGCCGAGCTGGCGGCACTCGAGGAGAGCAAACGCGGGCAGGCCATGGCGCGGATGCTCGCCGACCAGCTGGCCGTGGTGATGGGCGTCCAGCCCGACACCATCGATCTGACCGTACCGGTCACCGAACTGGGCTTGGATTCGCTCATGGCCGTCGAATTCGGTTCCCGGGTGAGCAAACAGCTCGGGATCGAACTGATGTCACTGCAGATGGGCCGGTCCTTCAGCTTGGAACAAGCCGGACCGAAGGTGGCCGAGCTGATCCTGGCCACCGACCCCGCCGCCGGGTTCGCGGCCTCCCTGCCGGCCGCCACGGGCGTAGCCGAGGCCGGGAAGATACCGGAGGCCGGTGCCGGCGCACCGAACCCGAATGGGACCGGCGCCCCGGGAAATGGGCACGTGGCGAACGGAGGCGGTACGGCAGCCCCGGATAGCGGCGCGACCGCTGGGAACGGGAGGGCGCATCCGGACACCGGCACGGCGCAGGCCGCTCCCGCCGAGGTGCTGATCGCTGAAGAGGCGCATTCGTGA
- a CDS encoding condensation domain-containing protein produces the protein MVDFGLIDEWNPAPGRVVSWVATPESLAGAAAAPIHPAPPSHQQEHYLRQAYRNAGAGCRGSGLCLVTAEVPAVLDQDAMTRAVNEFLERHDTFRSWFSSESDGTIRRHLLEPEQIEFAPVDHGHIDNAESIRDLVQKQTPPPPQWDCFTFWTIAHAESTTVCLAVDHLHTDGVGQHISCFDLACSYAKHAWGQIPPIPLPASYTQYCARERAASAQLTLASPEVGTWLRLLRGNDGELPSFPLDLGLRGGDSDRSAHRTVPLFGEDEAARFEKVCRDNGGEFAGGVFAGAALAERELTDSDYYFGITPLNTRTTFEEMASVGWYVALVPVAFPIGGRASFERTVARAQRAYENGMRLTTTTIHRVLELVPPDSGISVGPNWSNPMISYVDARDFAGSEYFDIARGGLYGNRAASEEALIWINRLPTETTISVIYPDNAVAHESVDRYLAALGRILRAAASERE, from the coding sequence ATGGTCGATTTCGGTCTCATCGACGAATGGAATCCCGCACCGGGCCGGGTCGTGAGCTGGGTGGCGACACCCGAATCGCTGGCCGGTGCGGCGGCGGCGCCGATCCATCCCGCGCCGCCGTCACATCAGCAGGAACACTATCTGCGCCAGGCCTACCGCAACGCCGGCGCCGGCTGCCGCGGCTCCGGACTGTGCCTGGTCACGGCGGAGGTTCCCGCGGTGCTCGATCAGGACGCGATGACCCGGGCGGTCAACGAGTTCCTCGAGCGGCACGACACGTTCCGCAGCTGGTTCTCCTCGGAATCCGACGGCACCATCCGGCGCCACCTGCTCGAACCGGAACAGATCGAATTCGCTCCGGTCGACCACGGCCATATCGACAACGCCGAGTCGATCCGCGATCTCGTACAGAAACAGACACCCCCGCCGCCGCAGTGGGACTGCTTCACCTTCTGGACGATCGCGCACGCCGAATCCACGACCGTGTGCCTGGCCGTGGACCATTTGCACACCGACGGTGTGGGACAACATATCTCGTGCTTCGACCTGGCCTGCTCGTACGCGAAGCACGCCTGGGGGCAGATCCCGCCCATACCGCTGCCGGCGAGCTATACGCAGTACTGTGCCCGGGAGCGGGCTGCCTCGGCCCAGCTCACCCTCGCCTCGCCGGAGGTCGGTACCTGGCTGCGGCTGCTCCGCGGCAACGACGGTGAGCTCCCCTCTTTCCCACTGGATCTGGGGCTGCGCGGCGGCGACTCGGATCGCAGCGCCCACCGCACGGTGCCCCTGTTCGGCGAGGACGAGGCCGCCCGGTTCGAGAAGGTGTGCCGCGACAACGGCGGTGAGTTCGCGGGCGGGGTCTTCGCCGGGGCGGCGCTCGCCGAACGCGAACTCACCGACAGCGACTACTACTTCGGCATCACCCCGCTCAACACCCGGACGACCTTCGAAGAGATGGCCTCCGTCGGCTGGTATGTCGCCCTGGTCCCGGTGGCGTTCCCGATCGGCGGACGGGCTTCGTTCGAAAGGACAGTGGCGCGGGCCCAGCGCGCCTACGAGAACGGGATGCGCCTCACAACGACCACCATCCACCGGGTGCTCGAACTGGTGCCGCCCGACAGCGGGATCTCGGTCGGGCCGAACTGGTCCAATCCGATGATCTCCTATGTCGACGCCCGCGATTTCGCGGGCAGCGAGTATTTCGATATCGCCCGCGGCGGCCTGTACGGGAACCGGGCGGCCAGCGAAGAGGCCCTCATTTGGATCAACCGGCTGCCCACCGAGACGACGATCAGCGTGATCTATCCGGATAACGCTGTCGCGCACGAATCAGTGGACCGCTACCTCGCCGCGCTCGGCCGCATCCTTCGCGCCGCGGCGAGCGAACGCGAGTAG